ATTCTGCTCCTGCACGGGGCCGGGCTGATTCGGCGCTGCGCCTTGGACTTGGCCCTGATCAGGCCCCTGACCCTGCGCCGCCCCCTGGTTCGCTCCCGGATTCGCCCCCTGATTCTGGTCCGCGCCCTGGGCCGGTGCCGCTTGCGGCGGTGCCGGCGCCTGATACGGCTGCAGGCGGAAGTAGATCGGCGTGATCTCAAACGGCATCTTGTCGCTCGCGTTCAGCAGCGGAGCCGGGCTCACATTCAGCGTCTCCACCTGATCGTTCCAGGGGTCGATCTTCAGATGGCTGTCCAGCGGCAGCGCGGCAATCTGCTGCAGGTTGGCCGGGTCCAGCTTCGGCGCGCCGTTCAGGAACGTCGCCATCCAAGGCTGCCCGTTGGCCTGCAGCAGGGGATCGCCCAGCCGAGGCGTCAGCAACTGCTTCAGCGCCTTCTGGCGATCCATGAGCTGCTCAAAGAACAGTCCCACCTCGCCCGACTTCGACGCATACACCGAGTGCGCAAACAGCTCCTCGGCCTTCTTGGCCGCCGAGGCGTTGTCCGCCGTCGTGTGGCTCATCTCGATCTTCTGGAAGGCCGCTTCGTCGGGGAAGAGCAGACGGTCGCTGAAGGCATAGCGCGTGTCAATGTGGTGCCCCAGCTCAATCTGCGCCAACTGGAAGCTCAGCACCGCCGCCAGATCGGCCTCGGTCGGCAGCACATCCACCAGCCCCTTGCTGATCAGGATGGTGTTGCCCACCGCCAGCGTTTCGAGCGGCTCGGTCAGCAGCACGCGGCAGTGAATCGGCCCTGGCAGCGCCAGATTGTTGCCAATCACCACGTTCTCGACCACCTGGTCCAGCACCTTGTCAAACGGGCTGGGGGCAGCCAGCAGACCCGCTGCCTGCAGCCGGTCGAGCACATTGTTCTGCGCCTCGGTCACCCACTGCCGTTCGGCCTGCAGAGGACTCATATCGGTCGCATTCTGGCTCTCGTCCTGGGCGTTTTCAATGTCCACGGACTCCTGCTCCTGCGCGCGCTGCGGCGTCTTGAGCGAGTAGCCCCAATAGAACGTCTGCCCGCGCAGCCCCACCGACTTCGACGACTCCGTGCGGTGCGTCTCCTCGACGTAGATCGCGAGCGGCATCCACAGGCCCGGCTGAATGTTCTGCCGCCAGCTATCGAAGTGGTAGTAGTGGTTCTCCGGGTCGTTGGGGTTGTTCGTGTACGTGCCGTTGAAGCGCACGATGTGGCCGCCGTCATCCTCGACCCAGATGCGGCCAAAGAAGCGGCCCGGCCCCGTGTGCTTCTTCGGGCGCACGTCAAAGACCGTCGTCCTTATCTCGCCCAGAAACTCCTGCCGCACAAACGAGAAGGTGTAGTGCTGCTCATTGAAGCCCGACGGGTCAATGAACATCATGTCCATGAAGCCGGTCGGATTGTCCGTCAGGTGAAAGGATTTCGTCAGGTCTGACAGGTACTTGAGCGTGCCATGCAGAAAGCCAGTCTTCGTCTGCTTCGCGTTGTAGGAGTACGCGTCAAAGCCCTTGCTGAAGTCCACACGCGCAATCGAATACTCATCCTTGACCGGCACCTGGTAGAGCTTCGGGTCCGGGCGCATGTCCTGGATGTAGGTCTGCACCACCGGCGTGTCCTTCTCAATCGCGCGAATGGTGACCTGCTCCTGCTGAATCGCCTCGTGGATCAGTTGCTGCTGCTGCGGCGTCAGCGGCGCAGTCTCCATTCTGTATTTGTGCCTTCTGGCCCATGCCGGCGCCAGACTCAGGGTCAGCACCAGACCCAGCACGCAAGACTTACGAAACATTGATGGCTCCTGACTGCATTTTTATCGTCCCGGCATCCCGCCGGCCCGTTGTTCAATCTCTCTGTTCCGGCCCCGGCCGGAGTCTCCTGTGAATCCATGATTACCACGCCACGGGATATCACCCGCCGCATCCCTCAAAAACTCCCCAAGGCCGCTAGGTCATTTGGAATGAGATGCGAATGAGGCTCACCTGGTCCACCGGATGCCCATCCCGGGTCGCCGGCTTGAAGCGAATCTTCTCGGCTGCGGCAATGGCCTGCTGGTCCAGCCCCGCGCCCAGTCCACGCACCACGCCCAGCACCTGTACCTGTCCCTGCGCCGTGAACCGCACCCGCAGCGTCACATCGCCCTGAATATGCTCGGCCCGCGCCTGGGCAGTGTACTGCGGTAGCGGCTTCCACAACACCACAATCGGAGTCGTCTGCGCCTGCTGCACCTGCCCATGCGCCCCGCCGTTGCCATACATATTGCCGCCAAACGAAGGCTGGGCCACGCGTCCATGTCCGCCCGGACGCCCCGTGCCGCCCACCACGCCGCTGCCAAAGCCGGTGGAGGCTACCGTGCCGCGGCTCCGACCGCCGGGAACGCCTGACGACACCCCGGAGCCAAAGTTCACGCCATGCACCGCGCCGCGCCGGGCCGCACCCGCGCCCTGGCTCGCGCCCGGAGCTGAGTGAAAGGCTCCCACCGCTGCCACCGTGGGCCGCTGGTTGGCGTTCGGATTCGGATGCACACCCTCGGGATCGCCAAAGCCGCCCGTGTGCATCGTGGGCCGCTGCCGGTTGTTCGCCACTGCCGTCGGCCGCGCGCTTTGAAACAGACCCACCTTCGGCTTCGGAGGCGGAGCCACCCGCACCGGCGGCGCTGGCCGGAACTTCGGCAGCACCGGCTCCGGCGTCTTGATATGCACCGGCTTCGGCGGCGGAGGCGGCGTCTTCACCGGCGCCGGAGGAATAATCTTCGAGGGCTGCGTCTCCGTAATCTTCGGCGGAGGCGGCAGATGCACCGGCGGCGGGGGAATATAAGGCTTCGGCTGGGGAATGGGGAAGATCAGCTCTGTAGACTGCATCTGATGGATGCGCTGATGCACCTGCGAGACGGTCAGCAGAATAGCCAGCGCCGCAATCAGCACATTCACAACCAGGCTGACACCAAACGACCCGAAGCGCTTTTCTTCTTCCGGCAGCAGTCCGAAATTATCGTGCTTCGAACGGTCTGTCGTTGCCATAAACAGCGATTACTCCCAAGGGGTTAAGGCGGGCGTACCCGCCGTCATCATCGTTCTCGAGCGCTTCCTCGAAGACCTCGTCCGAGACTCTGCCATCTGTTTGCATGCATCTCGATGGCCATTCTCGTGGCCGTTCTCTTCTGGAGAGAGCCGGAACTGTGTTGTGAGCCATTTACAGCCCGCAAGCCTGAAAGAAAGGGTTGGAAATTGCGATTCGGGACCGGCGAACGCGCGCAACTGCCCGGTCTCTCTGCTGCGAGCATAACCCGTTCGTCACCAATTTGCTCTCCCACAAAAGCAGGAGGTCACTCGCTTCGGTAACCATGCCCCTCCCGGCGCCGCATTCACGCATCGCCTTACCAATACGAGATGCGCACCCACACGCATTCGCTCGCGGGCCGGAGAGAAAATTTTGTCTGTATTCCAAAAACGGAACCGTGGACGCAATGGGAACATACACTGAGACAGGCAGTATCCTACGGCGTCCATGTGGCCGTCTTATGAACAAAATCTCAGGCTTCGCGCCTCTCGTTTCATCAGAAAGGAATGACTCGCTTGCGCATTCTCGTAACTGGCGGTGCAGGATACATTGGCGGGACCGTGGCAGGGCTGCTCGTCTCCCAGGGCCACGACGTCGTGGTGCTCGACAACCTCGGGCACAGCA
The DNA window shown above is from Acidobacterium capsulatum ATCC 51196 and carries:
- a CDS encoding energy transducer TonB; the encoded protein is MATTDRSKHDNFGLLPEEEKRFGSFGVSLVVNVLIAALAILLTVSQVHQRIHQMQSTELIFPIPQPKPYIPPPPVHLPPPPKITETQPSKIIPPAPVKTPPPPPKPVHIKTPEPVLPKFRPAPPVRVAPPPKPKVGLFQSARPTAVANNRQRPTMHTGGFGDPEGVHPNPNANQRPTVAAVGAFHSAPGASQGAGAARRGAVHGVNFGSGVSSGVPGGRSRGTVASTGFGSGVVGGTGRPGGHGRVAQPSFGGNMYGNGGAHGQVQQAQTTPIVVLWKPLPQYTAQARAEHIQGDVTLRVRFTAQGQVQVLGVVRGLGAGLDQQAIAAAEKIRFKPATRDGHPVDQVSLIRISFQMT